A region from the Oryzias latipes chromosome 20, ASM223467v1 genome encodes:
- the scrib gene encoding protein scribble homolog isoform X14: MLKCIPLWRCNRHVESIDKRHCNLQTVPDEIFRYSRSLEELQLDFNQLKDLPKPFFRLLNLRRLGLSDNLLQKLPPDVSNFMQLVELDISRNEISEIPESIKFCRALEIADFSGNHLSRLPDGFTQLRALAHLTLNDVSLQTLPSDIGNLANLVTLELRENLLKSLPTSLSFLVKLEQLDLGNNELEVLPDTLGALPNLRELWLDRNQLSSLPPELGNLRRLVCLDVSENRLEELPSEVSGLLALTDLLLTQNMLEALPDSIGSLKQLSILKVDQNRLTHLTDSVGECENLTELVLTENFLQSLPSSLGKLKKLTNLNVDRNRLGSVPAELGGCASLNVLSLRDNRLDRLPAELADATELHVLDVAGNRLQNLPFALTNLNLKAMWLAENQSQPMLKFQTEDDERTGEKVLTCYLLPQQPSSSLENLQQNSVDDSWTDSNLNRVSVIQFQEETKAEEEEDEEAAAERRVSRSDISSGLLRRATPHPSQLKVMKKGMEDRRNEAYTPKTDEEESLDPQEKRLSDLSNQSHDSHSTLSATSHEDRRNAAPQRGDVVDGHAAQEDEEELDEMEVEYIEPTVHFAEEPIIRGGEEDDEDEGENGERSDEEDERPVYVAEKQRLIRKDTPHYKKHFKITKLPKPEAVAALLQGFNPDSLHPPPQPALEDEEDEDEEEEEESFGTPQPRRRAEDMEDSRHHINSSQVKGVSFDQVNNLLIEPARIEEEEHTLTIVRQTGGLGISIAGGKGSTPYKGDDEGIFISRVSEEGPAARAGVKVGDKLLEVNGVDLHEAEHHTAVEALRSSGATVSMTVLRERMVEPENAITTTPLRPEDDYFPRERRSSGLGFSVDASPPGQRQCFSTCLIRNDKGLGFSIAGGKGSTPYRTGDMGIYISRIAEGGAAHRDSTLRVGDRVISINGVDMTEARHDQAVALLTGTSPTITLLVERDPNAPAGSPGQNRARSHSPPPPEPSDSPDQEEDGFQGNHSGRMEDEYPIEEVTLVKSGGPLGLSIVGGSDHASHPFGINEPGVFISKVIPHGLACQSGLRVGDRILEVNSTDLRHATHQEAVRALLANKQEIRMLVRRDPSPPGMEEIFIQKQPGEKLGISIRGGAKGHAGNPFDPTDEGIFISKVSSTGAAARDGRLQVGMRILEVNNHSLLGMTHTEAVRVLRAVGDSLVVLVCDGFDPRKVAAVEASPGIIANPFATGIVRKNSIESISSIDRELSPEEMDILQKESEMVRETSQWEREEMEKVERMRLEREEATRLLEEETENISSGPLKLDYKTLAALPTTSLQKVNRFSHSVMEAPLQAESRVPLNPPSCGLRPGSSYPHGPQVATSDSGSSTSAFDSTVCLDQEEEEEEEECLVDSQPMCFKENPFLVANRRGKALPPGEQILSGPPVGYGRQGQLQPWLFNKAPSSDYTRTDSPVREAPYSPSFQPPSHHSSSSSLCAGRETRFANINFSPNAKDSPPSSTRPGAIQPVGRVRPGASPSTPDGHSPNPFQHDPSPFNSQTSDPNGVRNNLHPKQPSPESPSPGNKNSPEQRSFRDRQKYFEIDVNQQTPDKPKPRVSLVGEDDLKKMREEEERRFEQRAREYLMDDEDEDDEEEDLAKQVAQMKATGKVLLDGVEYKVEPVSSPPQHASPAPNYSFTPPSHLSGSGFSSFDAKAEPERNSPVDGFRLEQRPNSMAGLIPVYPGESAAPVRTAKAERRHNERLRMQSPELAVAPDKDLSPAEKRALEAEKRAMWRAARPLEEDVRQYEQDLAKRLYQARVRAAQGATPQPPTSSSEAPPQLRMKSLEQDALKAQMVIAKSRDSKKRGALDQLTESPSPAPTPSPTPMEDLKPRGFTSPGRLSAPIKKFDYRQFAAIPSSKPVYDIQSPEMTENIQYIDSSSSPGNNANPEVEAPPPLPATSALEEMALYSSKRKLRQGRRSLETAVPT, encoded by the exons ACTGCCGGATGGTTTCACTCAGCTGCGAGCTCTGGCTCACTTGACGCTCAACGATGTGTCTTTACAGACGTTGCCCAGCGATATTGGGAA TCTGGCCAATCTGGTGACGCTGGAGCTCAGGGAGAACCTTCTGAAGTCTCTACCCAC ATCTCTCTCATTTCTTGTGAAACTGGAACAGCTGGACCTCGGCAACAATGAACTGGAAGTTTTG CCCGACACCCTTGGCGCTCTCCCCAACCTGCGGGAGCTGTGGTTAGATCGAAATCAGTTgtcctccttgcctcca GAGCTGGGAAACCTCCGGCGGCTCGTGTGTCTGGATGTGTCGGAGAATCGTCTGGAGGAGCTTCCCTCAGAAGTCAGTGGCCTCCTGGCTCTGACCGACCTGCTGCTCACACAGAACATGCTGGAAGCCCTCCCCGACAGCATAG GTTCTCTGAAACAGCTTTCTATCCTCAAAGTGGACCAGAACAGGCTGACCCACCTGACCGACTCGGTCGGAGAGTGCGAAAACCTCACAGAACTCGTTCTCACCGAGAACTTTTTACAG TCTCTTCCGAGCTCTCTGGGAAAGCTGAAGAAGCTGACCAATCTGAATGTAGACCGAAACCGGCTGGGCAGTGTGCCTGCCGAGCTGGGCGGCTGTGCCAGCCTCAACGTGCTCTCTTTGAGGGACAACCGCCTGGACAGACTGCCTGCCGAGCTTGCAGATGCCACTGAGCTGCACGTGCTGGATGTGGCTGGAAACAG GTTGCAAAATTTGCCTTTTGCTCTGACAAACCTCAATCTGAAGGCCATGTGGCTCGCAGAGAACCAGTCCCAGCCCATGCTCAAGTTCCAGACGGAGGACGACGAGCGGACCGGAGAGAAGGTGCTGACCTGCTATTTATTGCCCCAGCAGCCATCATCCAGCCTTG AGAACCTGCAGCAGAACAGCGTGGATGACAGTTGGACAGACAGCAACCTGAACCGGGTGTCAGTCATTCAGTTCCAGGAAGAGACCAaggctgaggaagaggaggacgaggaggctGCAGCAGAGCGCAGAGTCAGCAGATCTGACATCTCTTCT GGCCTTCTGCGCAGAGCAACGCCGCACCCGAGTCAGCTGAAGGTGATGAAGAAGGGTATGGAGGACAGGAGGAACGAAGCCTACACACCTAAAACTGATGAAGAGGAATCGCTCGACCCTCAG GAGAAACGCCTCAGTGACCTTTCCAACCAGAGCCACGACTCTCACAGCACGCTGTCGGCCACCTCCCACGAGGACAGACGCAATGCCGCACCGCAGAGGGGCGACGTGGTGGATGGACACGCCGCTCAGGAGGACGAGGAAGAGCTGGATGAGATGGAGGTGGAGTACATCGAG CCAACTGTGCACTTTGCAGAAGAGCCCATCATCCGAGGTGGGGAGGAGGACGACGAAGACGAAGGAGAGAACGGCGAGAGGAGTGACGAAGAAGACGAGCGGCCGGTGTACGTCGCGGAGAAGCAGCGGCTGATCAGAAAGGACACGCCACACTACAAGAAGCACTTCAAAATCACCAAGCTGCCCAAACCCGAGGCTGtggctgcactgctgcagggGTTCAACCCCGACAGcctccaccccccaccacagCCAGCcctggaggatgaagaggacgaggatgaggaggaggaggaggagagcttCGGCACTCCTCAGCCTCGGCGGAGAGCggaggacatggaggacagCCGACATCACATCAACTCTAGTCAAGTGAAG GGGGTGTCATTTGATCAAGTCAATAATCTGCTGATTGAACCTGCTCGAATTGAGGAGGAAGAG CACACTCTGACCATCGTGCGGCAGACGGGCGGCCTCGGCATCAGCATCGCTGGAGGAAAAGGATCCACGCCTTACAAAGGAGATGATGAG GGAATCTTCATCTCCAGAGTGTCTGAGGAGGGTCCTGCGGCGAGGGCGGGGGTGAAAGTGGGAGACAAACTCCTGGAG GTAAACGGCGTAGACCTGCATGAAGCAGAGCACCACACTGCCGTGGAGGCTCTGCGGAGCTCCGGCGCCACCGTCTCCATGACAGTCCTGCGGGAGCGGATGGTGGAACCGGAGAACGCCATCACCACCACGCCGCTGAGACCCGAGGATGACTACTTCCCACGGGAGAGACGGAGCAGCGGGCTGGGCTTCAGCGTGGACGCCAGTCCACCTGGACAGCGGCAGTGCTTCTCCACCTGTCTGATCCGCAACGACAAGGGTCTGGGGTTCAGCATCGCCGGGGGGAAGGGCTCCACGCCATACCGCACGGGAGACATG GGAATCTACATCTCCCGGATAGCCGAGGGTGGAGCGGCACACAGGGACAGCACACTGCGAGTGGGCGACAGGGTGATCTCC ATCAATGGTGTAGACATGACAGAGGCCAGGCATGACCAGGCAGTAGCTCTGCTTACCGGCACCTCCCCCACCATTACACTACTGGTGGAGCGAGACCCGAATGCACCAGCGGGCTCTCCAGGTCAGAATCGGGCGCGCTCCCACTCACCTCCGCCTCCAGAGCCGTCAGATTCTCCGGACCAGGAGGAAGACGGCTTCCAGGGGAACCATTCGGGCCGGATGGAGGACGAGTACCCCATCGAG gaagtgaccctGGTGAAGTCGGGAGGCCCTCTGGGCCTGAGCATCGTCGGCGGCAGCGATCACGCCAGCCATCCTTTCGGCATAAACGAGCCCGGGGTCTTCATCTCAAAG GTCATTCCTCACGGTCTGGCGTGTCAGAGCGGACTGCGCGTTGGCGACAGGATATTGGAGGTGAACTCCACCGACCTGCGGCACGCCACACACCAGGAGGCCGTGCGCGCCCTGCTGGCCAACAAGCAGGAGATTCGGATGCTGGTGCGGAGGGACCCCTCGCCCCCTGGGATGGAGGAAATCTTCATCCAGAAGCAGCCAGGAGAGAAGCTCGGCATCAGCATTCGGGGGGGAGCCAAGGGGCACGCCGGAAACCCCTTCGACCCCACAGATGAGGGCATCTTTATTTCCAAG GTCAGCTCGACAGGAGCTGCAGCCAGAGACGGAAGACTGCAGGTCGGGATGCGGATCCTGGAGGTGAACAACCACAGCCTCCTGGGAATGACCCACACGGAGGCGGTGCGGGTCCTCCGGGCGGTCGGGGACTCTTTGGTTGTGCTGGTGTGTGACGGCTTCGACCCACGCAAGGTGGCTGCTGTGGAG GCGTCTCCTGGGATCATCGCAAACCCGTTTGCCACAGGAATCGTACGCAAGAACAGCATCGAGAGCATCTCCTCCATCGACCGGGAGCTGAGCCCAGAGGAGATGGACATTTTACAGAAG GAATCTGAGATGGTGAGAGAGACGTCACAGTGGGAGCGAGAAGAGATGGAGAAAGTG GAGCGAATGCGCTTGGAGCGCGAGGAGGCGACACGCCTGCTCGAGGAGGAGACGGAG AATATCAGCAGCGGACCTTTGAAGCTGGACTACAAAACGCTGGCTGCCCTGCCCACCACCAGCCTGCAGAAAGTCAACAGG TTCTCTCATTCTGTCATGGAGGCGCCGCTGCAGGCTGAGAGCAGAGTCCCCTTAAACCCCCCGAGCTGTGGCCTGCGGCCCGGCAGCAGTTATCCCCATGGACCCCAGGTAGCTACCAGTGACAGCGGCAGCTCCACGTCAGCTTTTGATTCAACAGTCTGTCTGgaccaggaggaggaagaggaggaggaggaatgcTTGGTGGACTCGCAGCCCATGTGCTTCAAAGAAAACCCCTTCTTAGTGGCTAATCGCAGGGGAAAGGCTCTTCCTCCCGGAGAGCAGATCCTGTCGGGGCCTCCTGTGGGCTACGGCCGGCAGGGCCAGCTGCAGCCCTGGCTGTTCAACAAG gCGCCCTCCTCCGATTACACCCGAACGGACAGCCCCGTCAGGGAGGCGCCGTACTCGCCCAGCTTCCAGCCG CCCAGCCACCACTCCTCCAGCAGCTCCCTGTGTGCAGGCAGGGAGACCCGCTTT GCAAACATTAATTTCTCCCCCAACGCCAAGGACAGCCCCCCGTCATCA ACTCGACCCGGCGCCATCCAGCCAGTGGGGCGCGTGCGGCCAGGCGCCTCCCCGTCCACGCCAGACGGACACAGCCCGAACCCATTCCAGcatgacccctcccccttcaactCCCAGACCTCT GACCCGAACGGCGTGAGGAACAACCTCCACCCGAAGCAGCCCTCTCCAGAG AGTCCTTCGCCCGGCAACAAAAACAGCCCAGAGCAGCGCTCTTTCCGGGACAGGCAGAAATACTTTGAGATCGACGTGAATCAGCAGACTCCCGACAAACCCAAACCCAGAGTTTCCCTCGTCGGAGAGGACGACCTCAAGAAAATGAGAGAAGAAGAAG AGAGAAGATTTGAGCAGAGAGCAAGAGAATACCTGATGGACGACGAGGACGAAgacgatgaggaggaggacCTGGCCAAGCAGGTGGCGCAGATGAAAGCCACGGGGAAGGTGTTACTGGATGGAGTGGAATACAAGGTCGAGCCCGTTTCCTCGCCACCTCAGCACGCCTCCCCGGCACCAAACTACAGCTTTACCCCGCCAAGCCACCTCAGCGGCTCAGG GTTTTCCTCGTTCGACGCTAAGGCAGAGCCGGAGAGGAACTCGCCGGTGGACGGCTTCAGGCTGGAACAGAGGCCCAACTCTATGGCGGG TCTCATCCCAGTTTACCCCGGAGAGTCGGCGGCTCCCGTCCGCACGGCAAAGGCAGAACGGCGGCACAACGAGAGGCTCCGCATGCAGAGCCCCGAGCTGGCCGTGGCCCCCGACAAGGACCTGTCCCCCGCAGAGAAACGGGCTCTGGAGGCGGAGAAGAGGGCCATGTGGCGGGCGGCacg GCCCCTAGAGGAGGATGTTAGACAGTATGAGCAGGACCTGGCTAAAAGGCTCTATCAGGCCCGAGTGAGAGCCGCCCAGGGCGCGACCCCTCAGCCCCCCACTTCCTCCTCTGAAGCTCCTCCCCAGCTCAG AATGAAGTCTTTGGAGCAGGACGCGCTGAAGGCTCAGATGGTCATCGCCAAGTCGAGGGACAGCAAGAAGCGGGGGGCGCTAGACCAGCTGACCGAGTCCCCCTCCCCTGCCCCGACGCCCTCCCCCACACCTATGGAAG ATCTCAAACCTCGAGGGTTCACCTCACCGGGCAGACTG TCCGCGCCAATCAAGAAGTTTGACTACCGACAGTTTGCCGCCATTCCTTCTTCCAAACCCGTTTACGACATCCAG
- the scrib gene encoding protein scribble homolog isoform X10, translated as MLKCIPLWRCNRHVESIDKRHCNLQTVPDEIFRYSRSLEELQLDFNQLKDLPKPFFRLLNLRRLGLSDNLLQKLPPDVSNFMQLVELDISRNEISEIPESIKFCRALEIADFSGNHLSRLPDGFTQLRALAHLTLNDVSLQTLPSDIGNLANLVTLELRENLLKSLPTSLSFLVKLEQLDLGNNELEVLPDTLGALPNLRELWLDRNQLSSLPPELGNLRRLVCLDVSENRLEELPSEVSGLLALTDLLLTQNMLEALPDSIGSLKQLSILKVDQNRLTHLTDSVGECENLTELVLTENFLQSLPSSLGKLKKLTNLNVDRNRLGSVPAELGGCASLNVLSLRDNRLDRLPAELADATELHVLDVAGNRLQNLPFALTNLNLKAMWLAENQSQPMLKFQTEDDERTGEKVLTCYLLPQQPSSSLENLQQNSVDDSWTDSNLNRVSVIQFQEETKAEEEEDEEAAAERRVSRSDISSGLLRRATPHPSQLKVMKKGMEDRRNEAYTPKTDEEESLDPQEKRLSDLSNQSHDSHSTLSATSHEDRRNAAPQRGDVVDGHAAQEDEEELDEMEVEYIEPTVHFAEEPIIRGGEEDDEDEGENGERSDEEDERPVYVAEKQRLIRKDTPHYKKHFKITKLPKPEAVAALLQGFNPDSLHPPPQPALEDEEDEDEEEEEESFGTPQPRRRAEDMEDSRHHINSSQVKGVSFDQVNNLLIEPARIEEEEHTLTIVRQTGGLGISIAGGKGSTPYKGDDEGIFISRVSEEGPAARAGVKVGDKLLEVNGVDLHEAEHHTAVEALRSSGATVSMTVLRERMVEPENAITTTPLRPEDDYFPRERRSSGLGFSVDASPPGQRQCFSTCLIRNDKGLGFSIAGGKGSTPYRTGDMGIYISRIAEGGAAHRDSTLRVGDRVISINGVDMTEARHDQAVALLTGTSPTITLLVERDPNAPAGSPGQNRARSHSPPPPEPSDSPDQEEDGFQGNHSGRMEDEYPIEEVTLVKSGGPLGLSIVGGSDHASHPFGINEPGVFISKVIPHGLACQSGLRVGDRILEVNSTDLRHATHQEAVRALLANKQEIRMLVRRDPSPPGMEEIFIQKQPGEKLGISIRGGAKGHAGNPFDPTDEGIFISKVSSTGAAARDGRLQVGMRILEVNNHSLLGMTHTEAVRVLRAVGDSLVVLVCDGFDPRKVAAVEASPGIIANPFATGIVRKNSIESISSIDRELSPEEMDILQKESEMVRETSQWEREEMEKVERMRLEREEATRLLEEETENISSGPLKLDYKTLAALPTTSLQKVNRFSHSVMEAPLQAESRVPLNPPSCGLRPGSSYPHGPQVATSDSGSSTSAFDSTVCLDQEEEEEEEECLVDSQPMCFKENPFLVANRRGKALPPGEQILSGPPVGYGRQGQLQPWLFNKAPSSDYTRTDSPVREAPYSPSFQPPSHHSSSSSLCAGRETRFANINFSPNAKDSPPSSTRPGAIQPVGRVRPGASPSTPDGHSPNPFQHDPSPFNSQTSPRAPSPTSPDEFPMNVKQAYKAFAAVPRSLAVLEPPQDPNGVRNNLHPKQPSPEPHNEVFDDDLDGQGGSPPRPSLSSEEYLNLAAVPRLSRLTQNRQSPSPGNKNSPEQRSFRDRQKYFEIDVNQQTPDKPKPRVSLVGEDDLKKMREEEERRFEQRAREYLMDDEDEDDEEEDLAKQVAQMKATGKVLLDGVEYKVEPVSSPPQHASPAPNYSFTPPSHLSGSGFSSFDAKAEPERNSPVDGFRLEQRPNSMAGLIPVYPGESAAPVRTAKAERRHNERLRMQSPELAVAPDKDLSPAEKRALEAEKRAMWRAARMKSLEQDALKAQMVIAKSRDSKKRGALDQLTESPSPAPTPSPTPMEDLKPRGFTSPGRLSAPIKKFDYRQFAAIPSSKPVYDIQSPEMTENIQYIDSSSSPGNNANPEVEAPPPLPATSALEEMALYSSKRKLRQGRRSLETAVPT; from the exons ACTGCCGGATGGTTTCACTCAGCTGCGAGCTCTGGCTCACTTGACGCTCAACGATGTGTCTTTACAGACGTTGCCCAGCGATATTGGGAA TCTGGCCAATCTGGTGACGCTGGAGCTCAGGGAGAACCTTCTGAAGTCTCTACCCAC ATCTCTCTCATTTCTTGTGAAACTGGAACAGCTGGACCTCGGCAACAATGAACTGGAAGTTTTG CCCGACACCCTTGGCGCTCTCCCCAACCTGCGGGAGCTGTGGTTAGATCGAAATCAGTTgtcctccttgcctcca GAGCTGGGAAACCTCCGGCGGCTCGTGTGTCTGGATGTGTCGGAGAATCGTCTGGAGGAGCTTCCCTCAGAAGTCAGTGGCCTCCTGGCTCTGACCGACCTGCTGCTCACACAGAACATGCTGGAAGCCCTCCCCGACAGCATAG GTTCTCTGAAACAGCTTTCTATCCTCAAAGTGGACCAGAACAGGCTGACCCACCTGACCGACTCGGTCGGAGAGTGCGAAAACCTCACAGAACTCGTTCTCACCGAGAACTTTTTACAG TCTCTTCCGAGCTCTCTGGGAAAGCTGAAGAAGCTGACCAATCTGAATGTAGACCGAAACCGGCTGGGCAGTGTGCCTGCCGAGCTGGGCGGCTGTGCCAGCCTCAACGTGCTCTCTTTGAGGGACAACCGCCTGGACAGACTGCCTGCCGAGCTTGCAGATGCCACTGAGCTGCACGTGCTGGATGTGGCTGGAAACAG GTTGCAAAATTTGCCTTTTGCTCTGACAAACCTCAATCTGAAGGCCATGTGGCTCGCAGAGAACCAGTCCCAGCCCATGCTCAAGTTCCAGACGGAGGACGACGAGCGGACCGGAGAGAAGGTGCTGACCTGCTATTTATTGCCCCAGCAGCCATCATCCAGCCTTG AGAACCTGCAGCAGAACAGCGTGGATGACAGTTGGACAGACAGCAACCTGAACCGGGTGTCAGTCATTCAGTTCCAGGAAGAGACCAaggctgaggaagaggaggacgaggaggctGCAGCAGAGCGCAGAGTCAGCAGATCTGACATCTCTTCT GGCCTTCTGCGCAGAGCAACGCCGCACCCGAGTCAGCTGAAGGTGATGAAGAAGGGTATGGAGGACAGGAGGAACGAAGCCTACACACCTAAAACTGATGAAGAGGAATCGCTCGACCCTCAG GAGAAACGCCTCAGTGACCTTTCCAACCAGAGCCACGACTCTCACAGCACGCTGTCGGCCACCTCCCACGAGGACAGACGCAATGCCGCACCGCAGAGGGGCGACGTGGTGGATGGACACGCCGCTCAGGAGGACGAGGAAGAGCTGGATGAGATGGAGGTGGAGTACATCGAG CCAACTGTGCACTTTGCAGAAGAGCCCATCATCCGAGGTGGGGAGGAGGACGACGAAGACGAAGGAGAGAACGGCGAGAGGAGTGACGAAGAAGACGAGCGGCCGGTGTACGTCGCGGAGAAGCAGCGGCTGATCAGAAAGGACACGCCACACTACAAGAAGCACTTCAAAATCACCAAGCTGCCCAAACCCGAGGCTGtggctgcactgctgcagggGTTCAACCCCGACAGcctccaccccccaccacagCCAGCcctggaggatgaagaggacgaggatgaggaggaggaggaggagagcttCGGCACTCCTCAGCCTCGGCGGAGAGCggaggacatggaggacagCCGACATCACATCAACTCTAGTCAAGTGAAG GGGGTGTCATTTGATCAAGTCAATAATCTGCTGATTGAACCTGCTCGAATTGAGGAGGAAGAG CACACTCTGACCATCGTGCGGCAGACGGGCGGCCTCGGCATCAGCATCGCTGGAGGAAAAGGATCCACGCCTTACAAAGGAGATGATGAG GGAATCTTCATCTCCAGAGTGTCTGAGGAGGGTCCTGCGGCGAGGGCGGGGGTGAAAGTGGGAGACAAACTCCTGGAG GTAAACGGCGTAGACCTGCATGAAGCAGAGCACCACACTGCCGTGGAGGCTCTGCGGAGCTCCGGCGCCACCGTCTCCATGACAGTCCTGCGGGAGCGGATGGTGGAACCGGAGAACGCCATCACCACCACGCCGCTGAGACCCGAGGATGACTACTTCCCACGGGAGAGACGGAGCAGCGGGCTGGGCTTCAGCGTGGACGCCAGTCCACCTGGACAGCGGCAGTGCTTCTCCACCTGTCTGATCCGCAACGACAAGGGTCTGGGGTTCAGCATCGCCGGGGGGAAGGGCTCCACGCCATACCGCACGGGAGACATG GGAATCTACATCTCCCGGATAGCCGAGGGTGGAGCGGCACACAGGGACAGCACACTGCGAGTGGGCGACAGGGTGATCTCC ATCAATGGTGTAGACATGACAGAGGCCAGGCATGACCAGGCAGTAGCTCTGCTTACCGGCACCTCCCCCACCATTACACTACTGGTGGAGCGAGACCCGAATGCACCAGCGGGCTCTCCAGGTCAGAATCGGGCGCGCTCCCACTCACCTCCGCCTCCAGAGCCGTCAGATTCTCCGGACCAGGAGGAAGACGGCTTCCAGGGGAACCATTCGGGCCGGATGGAGGACGAGTACCCCATCGAG gaagtgaccctGGTGAAGTCGGGAGGCCCTCTGGGCCTGAGCATCGTCGGCGGCAGCGATCACGCCAGCCATCCTTTCGGCATAAACGAGCCCGGGGTCTTCATCTCAAAG GTCATTCCTCACGGTCTGGCGTGTCAGAGCGGACTGCGCGTTGGCGACAGGATATTGGAGGTGAACTCCACCGACCTGCGGCACGCCACACACCAGGAGGCCGTGCGCGCCCTGCTGGCCAACAAGCAGGAGATTCGGATGCTGGTGCGGAGGGACCCCTCGCCCCCTGGGATGGAGGAAATCTTCATCCAGAAGCAGCCAGGAGAGAAGCTCGGCATCAGCATTCGGGGGGGAGCCAAGGGGCACGCCGGAAACCCCTTCGACCCCACAGATGAGGGCATCTTTATTTCCAAG GTCAGCTCGACAGGAGCTGCAGCCAGAGACGGAAGACTGCAGGTCGGGATGCGGATCCTGGAGGTGAACAACCACAGCCTCCTGGGAATGACCCACACGGAGGCGGTGCGGGTCCTCCGGGCGGTCGGGGACTCTTTGGTTGTGCTGGTGTGTGACGGCTTCGACCCACGCAAGGTGGCTGCTGTGGAG GCGTCTCCTGGGATCATCGCAAACCCGTTTGCCACAGGAATCGTACGCAAGAACAGCATCGAGAGCATCTCCTCCATCGACCGGGAGCTGAGCCCAGAGGAGATGGACATTTTACAGAAG GAATCTGAGATGGTGAGAGAGACGTCACAGTGGGAGCGAGAAGAGATGGAGAAAGTG GAGCGAATGCGCTTGGAGCGCGAGGAGGCGACACGCCTGCTCGAGGAGGAGACGGAG AATATCAGCAGCGGACCTTTGAAGCTGGACTACAAAACGCTGGCTGCCCTGCCCACCACCAGCCTGCAGAAAGTCAACAGG TTCTCTCATTCTGTCATGGAGGCGCCGCTGCAGGCTGAGAGCAGAGTCCCCTTAAACCCCCCGAGCTGTGGCCTGCGGCCCGGCAGCAGTTATCCCCATGGACCCCAGGTAGCTACCAGTGACAGCGGCAGCTCCACGTCAGCTTTTGATTCAACAGTCTGTCTGgaccaggaggaggaagaggaggaggaggaatgcTTGGTGGACTCGCAGCCCATGTGCTTCAAAGAAAACCCCTTCTTAGTGGCTAATCGCAGGGGAAAGGCTCTTCCTCCCGGAGAGCAGATCCTGTCGGGGCCTCCTGTGGGCTACGGCCGGCAGGGCCAGCTGCAGCCCTGGCTGTTCAACAAG gCGCCCTCCTCCGATTACACCCGAACGGACAGCCCCGTCAGGGAGGCGCCGTACTCGCCCAGCTTCCAGCCG CCCAGCCACCACTCCTCCAGCAGCTCCCTGTGTGCAGGCAGGGAGACCCGCTTT GCAAACATTAATTTCTCCCCCAACGCCAAGGACAGCCCCCCGTCATCA ACTCGACCCGGCGCCATCCAGCCAGTGGGGCGCGTGCGGCCAGGCGCCTCCCCGTCCACGCCAGACGGACACAGCCCGAACCCATTCCAGcatgacccctcccccttcaactCCCAGACCTCT CCTCGCGCCCCCTCCCCCACTTCGCCCGATGAGTTTCCAATGAATGTCAAGCAGGCATACAAGGCGTTTGCCGCCGTGCCGCGCTCGCTGGCAGTGCTGGAGCCGCCGCAG GACCCGAACGGCGTGAGGAACAACCTCCACCCGAAGCAGCCCTCTCCAGAG CCCCACAACGAGGTGTTTGATGACGACTTGGATGGTCAGGGGGGCAGCCCCCCCCGGCCCTCCCTGTCTTCTGAGGAGTATTTGAACCTGGCAGCGGTGCCCCGCCTCTCCAGGCTGACCCAGAACCGGCAG AGTCCTTCGCCCGGCAACAAAAACAGCCCAGAGCAGCGCTCTTTCCGGGACAGGCAGAAATACTTTGAGATCGACGTGAATCAGCAGACTCCCGACAAACCCAAACCCAGAGTTTCCCTCGTCGGAGAGGACGACCTCAAGAAAATGAGAGAAGAAGAAG AGAGAAGATTTGAGCAGAGAGCAAGAGAATACCTGATGGACGACGAGGACGAAgacgatgaggaggaggacCTGGCCAAGCAGGTGGCGCAGATGAAAGCCACGGGGAAGGTGTTACTGGATGGAGTGGAATACAAGGTCGAGCCCGTTTCCTCGCCACCTCAGCACGCCTCCCCGGCACCAAACTACAGCTTTACCCCGCCAAGCCACCTCAGCGGCTCAGG GTTTTCCTCGTTCGACGCTAAGGCAGAGCCGGAGAGGAACTCGCCGGTGGACGGCTTCAGGCTGGAACAGAGGCCCAACTCTATGGCGGG TCTCATCCCAGTTTACCCCGGAGAGTCGGCGGCTCCCGTCCGCACGGCAAAGGCAGAACGGCGGCACAACGAGAGGCTCCGCATGCAGAGCCCCGAGCTGGCCGTGGCCCCCGACAAGGACCTGTCCCCCGCAGAGAAACGGGCTCTGGAGGCGGAGAAGAGGGCCATGTGGCGGGCGGCacg AATGAAGTCTTTGGAGCAGGACGCGCTGAAGGCTCAGATGGTCATCGCCAAGTCGAGGGACAGCAAGAAGCGGGGGGCGCTAGACCAGCTGACCGAGTCCCCCTCCCCTGCCCCGACGCCCTCCCCCACACCTATGGAAG ATCTCAAACCTCGAGGGTTCACCTCACCGGGCAGACTG TCCGCGCCAATCAAGAAGTTTGACTACCGACAGTTTGCCGCCATTCCTTCTTCCAAACCCGTTTACGACATCCAG